The following coding sequences are from one Prochlorococcus sp. MIT 0604 window:
- a CDS encoding DNA-directed RNA polymerase subunit alpha, whose amino-acid sequence MLQYQIDRIDHQIADDRSQTGTFLIGPLERGQATTLGNSLRRVLMGGLEGSAVTAVRIAGINHEYATIPGVREDVLDILLNCKQLSINSSNPELEIGRLVASGPMEVKANDIQFSSQVEIVDGEKPIATIQEGHNLELEIHVERGVGYRPVDRKSEETTAIDLLQIDAVFMPVKRVNFTIDETAVAEGATGRERLKMEVVTDGSTSPDDAIAEAANQLIELFQPLATVTMVEEIPEEPEPSPEAQIPLEELNLSVRAYNCLKRAQVNSVSDLMGFSYEDLLEIKNFGSKSADEVIEALERIGISIPQSRTSV is encoded by the coding sequence GTGTTGCAATACCAGATTGACAGAATCGACCATCAAATAGCAGATGATCGCTCCCAAACAGGAACTTTTTTAATTGGCCCTCTAGAAAGGGGACAAGCTACAACTTTGGGTAATTCTCTTAGAAGAGTCCTTATGGGAGGACTTGAAGGGAGTGCGGTTACTGCAGTAAGAATAGCAGGAATTAATCATGAATATGCCACTATTCCTGGAGTTAGAGAAGACGTTTTAGATATCCTTCTCAATTGTAAGCAACTATCAATAAATAGTTCTAATCCAGAGCTCGAAATCGGTAGATTAGTAGCAAGCGGTCCAATGGAGGTGAAGGCGAATGACATTCAATTCTCCTCTCAAGTTGAAATTGTGGATGGAGAAAAACCGATTGCGACTATTCAGGAGGGTCATAACTTAGAGTTGGAAATCCACGTTGAAAGAGGTGTTGGATATAGACCCGTTGACCGTAAGAGCGAAGAGACAACAGCTATTGACTTACTTCAAATAGATGCTGTATTTATGCCAGTTAAGAGAGTGAATTTTACAATTGATGAAACTGCTGTAGCAGAAGGTGCAACAGGAAGAGAAAGATTAAAAATGGAAGTAGTGACAGATGGCTCAACAAGTCCTGATGATGCTATTGCTGAAGCTGCAAATCAATTAATAGAACTCTTCCAACCCCTCGCTACTGTCACAATGGTTGAGGAAATTCCTGAAGAACCTGAACCATCTCCTGAAGCTCAAATTCCTCTAGAGGAACTAAACTTGTCCGTTAGAGCATATAATTGTTTGAAAAGGGCGCAAGTTAACTCAGTTTCGGATTTAATGGGCTTCAGTTATGAAGATCTTCTTGAAATTAAGAACTTTGGCTCTAAATCTGCAGATGAGGTTATTGAGGCTCTAGAGCGAATCGGCATTTCTATCCCACAAAGCAGAACATCTGTTTAA
- the rpsK gene encoding 30S ribosomal protein S11: MAATVKKTGSKKSKRNVPNGVVHIQSTFNNTIVSITDTSGHVISWSSAGASGFKGARKGTPFAAQTAAEAAARRALDQGMRQIEVLVRGPGAGRETAIRALQVAGLEITLIRDVTPLPHNGCRRPKRRRV, from the coding sequence ATGGCAGCCACAGTAAAAAAAACAGGTTCAAAGAAATCTAAACGTAATGTACCTAATGGTGTGGTACATATTCAAAGTACATTTAATAATACTATCGTCTCAATTACTGACACCTCTGGTCATGTAATTTCTTGGTCTTCTGCAGGCGCAAGTGGATTTAAAGGTGCTCGCAAAGGTACGCCATTTGCAGCTCAAACGGCTGCTGAAGCTGCAGCGAGAAGAGCACTTGATCAAGGTATGAGACAAATAGAAGTACTAGTTAGAGGACCTGGCGCAGGTAGGGAAACGGCCATAAGAGCTTTACAAGTGGCCGGATTAGAAATAACTCTAATAAGAGATGTAACTCCATTACCTCATAATGGATGTAGAAGACCTAAACGGAGACGCGTTTAG
- the rpsM gene encoding 30S ribosomal protein S13 — MARIAGIDIPREKRVEIALTYVYGIGLTRSKLILANTGVNPDTRVKDLSDSDVQKLRGATEEFTLEGDLRRKEGMALKRLQDIGCVRGRRHRMSLPVRGQRTRTNARTRRGSRKTVAGRKK; from the coding sequence GTGGCCAGGATTGCAGGAATTGACATACCTCGCGAAAAGCGAGTTGAAATTGCACTTACATACGTCTATGGAATTGGTTTAACGAGATCGAAGCTAATTCTTGCTAATACGGGTGTAAACCCAGATACTCGTGTCAAAGACCTTTCAGATTCTGATGTGCAAAAACTTAGAGGTGCCACAGAGGAATTCACTTTAGAAGGAGATTTGAGAAGAAAAGAGGGAATGGCTTTAAAACGTCTACAAGATATAGGGTGTGTAAGAGGAAGACGACATAGAATGAGTCTTCCAGTAAGAGGACAAAGAACTAGAACGAATGCGAGAACAAGACGAGGATCTAGAAAAACAGTTGCTGGAAGAAAAAAATAA
- the rpmJ gene encoding 50S ribosomal protein L36, with product MKVRSSVKKISPDDQIVRRRGKIYVINKKRPRNKQRQG from the coding sequence ATGAAGGTCAGATCTTCAGTCAAAAAAATTAGTCCTGACGATCAGATCGTGAGGAGAAGAGGTAAAATCTATGTTATTAACAAGAAAAGACCTCGCAATAAACAGCGTCAGGGTTAA
- a CDS encoding adenylate kinase: MKKHILFLGAPGAGKGTQAELLSQSNSYLHLSTGELLRKEIEMNTALGIQVKDIMNRGELVSDELVLKIVRQNLVKDNKGWILDGYPRNLSQVNSLNEVLNEINQPLELVFYLDIPEEVLIKRLLLRGRKDDTEETIKTRVDIYKKTTEPLIRYFKDLSLLEYIDADRDLKTVSADIKLKMA; this comes from the coding sequence ATGAAGAAACATATACTATTTTTAGGAGCTCCTGGAGCAGGGAAAGGGACTCAAGCGGAATTGCTTAGTCAAAGTAATTCTTATTTACACCTTTCTACTGGTGAATTATTAAGAAAAGAAATCGAAATGAATACTGCCCTTGGTATTCAGGTAAAGGATATTATGAATCGAGGGGAACTTGTTAGTGATGAACTTGTATTAAAGATAGTAAGACAAAATTTAGTCAAGGATAATAAAGGTTGGATTCTAGATGGTTACCCAAGAAATTTATCTCAAGTAAATTCATTGAATGAAGTCTTAAATGAAATAAATCAACCTTTGGAATTAGTTTTTTATTTAGATATCCCGGAAGAAGTACTAATTAAGCGTTTGCTTTTGAGAGGTAGAAAAGATGATACGGAAGAGACAATTAAAACAAGAGTTGATATTTATAAAAAAACTACAGAACCATTGATTCGATATTTTAAAGATCTCTCATTGTTAGAATATATTGATGCTGATAGAGATTTAAAAACCGTTTCCGCTGATATCAAACTAAAAATGGCTTGA
- the secY gene encoding preprotein translocase subunit SecY: MFVNKSRNPSASEILSQLFLNKELRSRVLTTLGLLLLVRLGIYIPMPGIDRVAFKSFIDQGGQLIGFLDIFTGGGISTLGIFALGILPFINASIIIQLLTASLPVLEDLQKNEGEAGRRKIAQITRYVSLGWGFLQSIIFSLILKQYAIQGISETTFVLQTSIALVTGSMLVMWFSEIITEKGIGQGASLVIFLNIVSTLPKALSSTIEKAQTGDRGDVLGIAVLLGVFLLTIVGIIFVQEGARRIPIVSAKRQIGNSTLLPTRQSYLPLKLNAGGVMPIIFASALIFLPITIANVTGNPVLIKLASSLNPGSSNPWPYALTFFSLILGFSYFYASLTINPVDVASNLKKGGVAIPGVRPGTNTANYLSGIQNRLTLLGGLFLGSVAIIPAAVERATNVQTFQGLGATSLLILVGVAIDTAKQIQTYVISQRYEGLINN, translated from the coding sequence ATGTTTGTCAACAAAAGTAGAAATCCTAGCGCTTCTGAAATACTTTCCCAATTATTTTTAAATAAAGAGCTAAGGAGCAGAGTTTTAACTACTCTAGGTCTCCTCCTTTTAGTAAGACTTGGTATATATATCCCTATGCCTGGTATTGATAGGGTTGCTTTTAAAAGTTTTATAGATCAGGGGGGGCAATTAATAGGTTTTTTAGATATTTTTACTGGAGGAGGAATTTCAACTTTAGGAATATTCGCATTAGGGATACTTCCCTTTATCAACGCATCAATTATTATTCAGCTTCTAACAGCTTCATTGCCTGTGCTTGAAGATTTACAAAAAAATGAAGGAGAAGCGGGAAGAAGAAAAATTGCTCAAATAACTAGATATGTTTCATTAGGATGGGGTTTTTTGCAAAGTATAATTTTTTCCTTAATTCTCAAACAATATGCTATTCAGGGAATAAGTGAAACTACATTTGTCCTGCAAACCTCCATTGCCTTAGTTACTGGCTCAATGTTAGTAATGTGGTTTAGTGAAATTATTACGGAGAAAGGGATAGGTCAAGGAGCTTCATTGGTAATTTTTTTGAATATTGTTTCGACCTTACCTAAGGCTCTAAGTTCAACCATTGAAAAAGCTCAAACTGGTGATAGAGGTGATGTTTTAGGTATAGCAGTTTTACTTGGAGTGTTTTTACTGACAATTGTTGGGATCATTTTTGTCCAAGAGGGAGCAAGACGCATTCCTATTGTTAGTGCAAAAAGGCAGATAGGAAATTCAACACTACTTCCTACAAGGCAAAGTTATTTACCTTTGAAATTAAATGCAGGAGGAGTCATGCCTATCATATTTGCATCTGCTTTAATCTTTTTACCTATAACTATTGCAAATGTTACGGGTAATCCAGTCTTAATCAAGTTAGCCAGTAGTTTAAATCCAGGATCTTCTAATCCATGGCCATATGCTCTTACATTCTTCTCCTTGATTTTGGGGTTCTCTTATTTTTATGCATCTCTTACTATCAATCCAGTTGATGTAGCTTCAAATTTAAAAAAAGGAGGAGTAGCGATTCCAGGAGTTAGACCAGGAACAAATACAGCCAACTACCTATCAGGTATACAAAATAGGTTGACTTTATTGGGAGGATTATTTCTGGGTTCAGTAGCTATAATCCCAGCTGCAGTAGAAAGAGCTACTAATGTTCAGACCTTTCAAGGTTTAGGAGCAACTTCATTGCTTATTCTTGTGGGTGTTGCTATTGATACTGCTAAGCAAATTCAAACTTATGTTATTTCACAAAGGTATGAGGGACTAATTAACAATTAA
- the rplO gene encoding 50S ribosomal protein L15 encodes MTSTLNTLKSNSGSRKKKLRKGRGIAAGQGASCGFGMRGQKSRSGRPTRPGFEGGQMPLYRRVPKLKHFEIINQKNFSIINLEKLNDFKDNDTVNLDSLIKKGLIFKPKFPLKILGNGKLNVKLKVQAHAFTKVAKQKIEDAGGSCELINNK; translated from the coding sequence ATGACTTCAACTTTAAATACACTTAAATCAAACTCTGGCTCGAGAAAGAAAAAATTAAGAAAGGGTAGAGGTATTGCAGCTGGTCAGGGTGCATCATGTGGTTTTGGAATGAGAGGACAAAAGTCACGTTCTGGAAGACCTACACGTCCAGGTTTTGAAGGTGGCCAAATGCCCTTATATAGAAGAGTTCCAAAATTAAAGCACTTTGAAATAATTAATCAAAAGAACTTTTCCATAATTAATTTAGAAAAATTAAATGATTTCAAAGATAACGATACTGTTAACCTAGACTCACTAATTAAGAAAGGATTAATCTTCAAGCCCAAATTTCCTTTAAAAATCCTTGGTAACGGAAAACTTAATGTAAAGTTAAAAGTCCAAGCTCATGCATTTACGAAAGTTGCAAAACAAAAAATTGAGGACGCTGGTGGATCCTGCGAGCTTATAAATAATAAATAA
- the rpsE gene encoding 30S ribosomal protein S5, whose protein sequence is MTDTPTKQEIQSKNDNVPGAMPVEQKKNNRNDRKRNRRGDSKNLERDSDWQERVVQIRRVSKTVKGGKKMSFRAIVVVGNEKGQVGVGVGKAGDVIGAVRKGVSDGKKNLVRVPLTPNNSIPTLSKGRDGAANVLIRPAAPGTGVIAGGSIRTVLELAGIKNVLAKRLGSKTPLNNARAAMVALSQLRTHKSASRERGISLEQLYS, encoded by the coding sequence ATGACTGACACTCCAACAAAACAAGAAATTCAATCCAAGAACGATAACGTTCCTGGAGCTATGCCCGTGGAACAAAAAAAGAATAATCGTAATGATCGAAAAAGAAATAGAAGAGGTGATTCAAAAAATCTAGAGAGAGATTCTGATTGGCAAGAAAGAGTTGTTCAAATTAGACGCGTTTCTAAGACTGTTAAGGGTGGAAAAAAAATGAGTTTTAGAGCAATTGTTGTTGTTGGAAATGAGAAAGGTCAAGTTGGAGTTGGAGTTGGTAAAGCAGGGGATGTCATTGGTGCGGTGAGAAAGGGAGTTTCAGATGGTAAAAAGAATCTTGTTAGGGTTCCCTTAACCCCAAATAATTCAATACCGACTTTATCTAAAGGTCGTGATGGTGCTGCTAATGTATTAATTAGACCAGCTGCCCCAGGTACAGGTGTAATTGCTGGTGGTTCAATAAGAACAGTTTTAGAATTAGCCGGTATAAAAAATGTCTTAGCAAAAAGATTAGGTAGTAAAACACCTTTGAATAATGCAAGAGCTGCTATGGTAGCTCTTTCTCAATTAAGAACACACAAATCTGCCTCAAGGGAGAGAGGCATCTCACTTGAACAGCTCTATTCTTGA
- the rplR gene encoding 50S ribosomal protein L18, with amino-acid sequence MTKLSRKLQTQKRHRRLRRFLIGDATRPRLSVFRSNNHIYAQVIDDSAQTTICSASTVDKELREKSQKLSSDCNSSSIVGKLLAKRAIKKGIKQVIFDRGGNLYHGRVKALADAAREAGLEF; translated from the coding sequence ATGACCAAACTTTCAAGGAAATTACAAACTCAAAAAAGACATAGAAGATTAAGAAGATTCTTAATTGGAGATGCAACCCGTCCAAGATTGTCTGTTTTTCGCTCTAATAACCATATTTATGCTCAGGTTATAGATGATAGCGCTCAAACAACTATTTGCTCAGCTTCAACTGTTGATAAGGAACTTAGAGAAAAATCTCAGAAATTATCTTCTGATTGTAATTCTTCTTCCATTGTTGGAAAATTATTAGCTAAGAGAGCCATAAAAAAAGGTATTAAGCAAGTAATTTTTGACCGTGGAGGTAATTTATATCACGGCAGAGTAAAGGCACTCGCAGACGCTGCTCGTGAAGCTGGCCTAGAATTCTAA
- the rplF gene encoding 50S ribosomal protein L6: MSRIGKTPVLIPEKVTVDFDGLTVTVKGPKGELKRLMPEGVSFDKKDNTVVVSPTTTKIHSRQRHGLCRALIANMVEGVTQGFSKKLEIVGVGSRAQVKGKNLVVSAGYSHPVEMIPPDGITYKVESNTNVTVSGIDKEIVGNEAAKIRSIRPPEPYKGKGIKYHDERILRKAGKSGKK; encoded by the coding sequence ATGTCAAGAATCGGAAAAACACCAGTACTTATTCCAGAGAAAGTTACAGTTGATTTTGATGGATTAACAGTTACAGTTAAGGGCCCAAAGGGTGAGTTAAAACGTCTCATGCCTGAGGGAGTTAGTTTTGATAAGAAAGATAATACTGTTGTCGTAAGTCCTACCACAACCAAAATACATTCAAGGCAGAGACATGGTTTATGTAGAGCTTTAATTGCAAATATGGTTGAAGGGGTTACTCAAGGTTTTTCAAAGAAACTAGAAATTGTAGGCGTTGGATCAAGAGCACAAGTAAAAGGTAAAAATCTAGTTGTAAGTGCAGGATATAGTCATCCTGTAGAAATGATCCCCCCTGATGGTATAACATACAAAGTTGAGAGTAATACAAACGTTACCGTATCTGGAATTGATAAGGAAATTGTTGGCAATGAAGCAGCAAAAATCAGATCAATTAGACCTCCAGAGCCATATAAAGGAAAAGGAATTAAATACCATGATGAGAGAATTCTCAGAAAAGCTGGTAAATCTGGCAAAAAATAA
- the rpsH gene encoding 30S ribosomal protein S8 yields the protein MSNHDPISDMLTRIRNASQKKHTTTTIPGSKMSLSIAKVLQKEGFISDINEEGEGYKSQIILGLKYSGKNKFPTIRSMQRVSKPGLRIYKNTRGLPKVLGGLGVAIISTSKGVMSDRDARKQGIGGEVLCYVY from the coding sequence ATGTCAAATCACGATCCAATTTCAGATATGCTAACTCGAATTAGAAATGCGAGTCAAAAAAAGCATACAACCACAACAATCCCAGGCTCAAAAATGTCCTTAAGTATCGCCAAAGTACTTCAAAAAGAGGGGTTCATTTCTGATATTAATGAGGAAGGTGAAGGTTATAAATCACAAATAATACTCGGCCTCAAATATAGTGGAAAAAACAAATTTCCTACTATTCGATCTATGCAAAGAGTTAGTAAACCTGGTTTGAGAATATATAAAAATACTAGAGGTTTACCAAAAGTTCTTGGAGGTCTTGGAGTTGCCATAATATCAACTTCTAAAGGCGTTATGAGTGATCGCGATGCTAGAAAGCAAGGCATTGGCGGCGAAGTCCTCTGCTATGTTTATTAA
- the rplE gene encoding 50S ribosomal protein L5, whose product MTLKNRYKESIRPKLLKDLGLKNIHQVPKVVKVNVNRGLGEAASNSKALEASLNEMATITGQKALVTRAKKAIAGFKIREGMPIGCTVTLRGDRMYSFLERFINLALPRIRDFRGVNPKSFDGRGNYTVGVKEQLIFPEISFDKIDSIRGMDITIVTSAKSDQEGKALLQELGMPFSKN is encoded by the coding sequence ATGACTCTAAAAAATCGCTACAAAGAATCAATAAGACCAAAACTTTTAAAGGACCTTGGTCTTAAAAATATTCATCAAGTACCTAAAGTTGTCAAAGTCAACGTTAACAGAGGTCTTGGTGAAGCAGCTTCGAATTCGAAAGCTCTTGAAGCCTCTTTAAATGAAATGGCAACAATTACAGGACAAAAGGCTTTAGTAACTAGGGCCAAAAAAGCTATCGCGGGTTTTAAAATTCGTGAGGGTATGCCTATTGGCTGCACTGTAACTTTGAGAGGAGACAGGATGTATTCTTTTTTGGAGAGATTTATAAATCTAGCTTTACCAAGAATAAGAGACTTTAGAGGAGTTAATCCAAAAAGTTTTGATGGGAGAGGTAATTACACCGTTGGCGTGAAAGAGCAATTGATTTTTCCTGAAATCTCTTTTGATAAAATAGATTCAATAAGAGGTATGGATATAACTATTGTCACTAGTGCAAAATCAGATCAAGAAGGTAAAGCTCTTTTGCAGGAGTTAGGAATGCCTTTTAGTAAGAATTAA
- the rplX gene encoding 50S ribosomal protein L24 — protein sequence MLDSLKQKKNFQRIKMRIKTGDLVKVINGKDKGKTGEVLKTIPLENRVVVKGINLRTKHVKPTQEGETGRILTEEASLHASNVMFFSKDKNLTSKIEYFIDKEGVKKRRLKKTGEVID from the coding sequence ATGTTGGATTCATTAAAGCAAAAGAAAAATTTCCAGAGAATAAAAATGAGAATCAAAACTGGAGATTTGGTAAAAGTAATTAATGGCAAGGACAAAGGGAAAACTGGTGAAGTTTTAAAAACTATCCCTCTTGAAAATAGAGTAGTTGTAAAGGGAATTAACCTTAGGACCAAACATGTAAAACCAACTCAGGAAGGAGAAACTGGAAGAATTCTTACAGAAGAAGCATCTTTACATGCATCAAATGTAATGTTTTTTTCAAAGGATAAAAATCTTACAAGTAAGATTGAATACTTTATTGATAAAGAGGGGGTTAAGAAAAGAAGATTGAAGAAAACTGGTGAAGTAATTGATTAA
- the rplN gene encoding 50S ribosomal protein L14, protein MIQQETYLTVADNSGAKRLQCIRVLGSNRRYAHVGDVIVATVKDALPNMGVKKSEVVKAVIVRTKATLRRNTGNSIRFDDNAAVLINEDKNPKGTRVFGPVARELRDKNYTKIVSLAPEVI, encoded by the coding sequence ATGATTCAACAAGAAACTTATTTAACAGTTGCCGATAATAGCGGAGCAAAAAGACTCCAATGTATTAGGGTTTTAGGTTCAAATAGAAGGTATGCACATGTCGGGGATGTAATCGTAGCAACTGTAAAAGATGCTCTTCCTAACATGGGAGTTAAGAAATCTGAAGTTGTTAAAGCTGTTATAGTCAGAACTAAAGCAACATTAAGAAGAAATACTGGTAATTCAATTAGATTTGATGACAATGCGGCAGTATTGATTAATGAAGATAAGAATCCAAAAGGTACCAGAGTCTTTGGTCCTGTAGCTAGAGAACTGCGGGATAAAAATTATACAAAGATTGTTTCTCTTGCTCCGGAGGTGATTTAA
- the rpsQ gene encoding 30S ribosomal protein S17 has product MALKERIGTVVSDKMDKTVVVAVINRYPHPTYKKIVSRTTRYKAHDPENTCVLGDRVKIRETRPLSAHKRWAIEEILNKTSQAKEVKK; this is encoded by the coding sequence ATGGCACTTAAAGAAAGAATTGGTACTGTTGTCAGCGACAAAATGGATAAAACAGTTGTTGTTGCTGTTATTAACAGATATCCACATCCCACTTATAAAAAAATTGTAAGTAGAACTACTCGATATAAGGCGCATGATCCAGAAAATACATGCGTTTTAGGTGATCGAGTTAAAATTAGAGAAACTAGACCGCTTAGTGCTCATAAAAGATGGGCCATAGAAGAGATTCTCAATAAAACAAGTCAGGCTAAGGAGGTTAAAAAATGA
- the rpmC gene encoding 50S ribosomal protein L29 — MKNSESLKEFKKLNSEQITEKIDQLRKDLFDLRFKQATRQLNETHKFKIIKKQVAQLLTLSKSQSASKTTSD, encoded by the coding sequence ATGAAAAACTCAGAGTCACTAAAGGAATTTAAAAAATTAAATTCTGAACAAATTACTGAAAAGATTGACCAATTACGAAAAGATCTTTTTGACTTGAGATTCAAGCAAGCTACAAGACAGCTGAATGAAACTCATAAATTTAAAATTATCAAGAAACAAGTTGCTCAATTACTCACTCTCAGTAAGAGTCAATCTGCTTCTAAAACAACTTCTGATTAA
- the rplP gene encoding 50S ribosomal protein L16 — protein sequence MLSPKRTKFRKQHRGRMRGVASKGNTIAFGQFALQAQDCGWVTARQIEASRRAMTRYIKRGGQIWIRIFPDKPVTMRPAETRMGSGKGNPEFWVAVVKPGRILFEMGGEDITEEIAKEAMRLAQYKLPVKTKFISIDKNLENSSQENTKNSKKSQEEVKQ from the coding sequence ATGCTTAGTCCAAAACGTACTAAATTCCGTAAACAACATAGAGGCAGAATGAGGGGTGTAGCCTCAAAAGGTAATACTATTGCATTCGGTCAATTTGCTCTCCAAGCTCAAGACTGTGGCTGGGTAACTGCACGTCAGATTGAAGCAAGCAGAAGAGCTATGACTAGATATATCAAACGTGGTGGTCAAATCTGGATAAGAATATTTCCTGATAAACCCGTAACCATGAGACCTGCCGAAACCAGAATGGGTTCTGGTAAAGGTAATCCAGAGTTTTGGGTCGCAGTTGTAAAACCTGGAAGAATACTTTTTGAAATGGGTGGTGAGGATATCACTGAGGAAATTGCAAAAGAAGCTATGCGTCTGGCACAATACAAACTTCCTGTAAAAACTAAATTTATCTCCATTGATAAAAATCTAGAAAATTCATCCCAAGAAAATACAAAAAATAGTAAAAAATCTCAAGAGGAGGTTAAACAATGA
- the rpsC gene encoding 30S ribosomal protein S3 — translation MGHKIHPSGLRLGITQEHRSKWFATSKTYPILLQEDFKIRTFIQKKYGAAGISDVLIARKADQLELELKTARPGVIVGRQGSGIEELRSGIQKTIGDRTRQVRINVVEVERVDADAFLLAEYIAQQLEKRVAFRRTIRMALQRAQRAGVLGLKIQVGGRLNGAEIARTEWTREGRVPLHTLRAEIDYATREANTTYGVLGIKVWVFKGEVLPKEEQTIPVGASPKRKASRRPQQFEDRSNENS, via the coding sequence ATGGGACATAAAATACATCCTTCTGGACTAAGATTAGGAATTACACAAGAGCATCGCTCTAAGTGGTTTGCTACTTCAAAAACATATCCAATTCTTCTCCAAGAAGATTTTAAAATTCGTACCTTCATACAAAAAAAATATGGAGCAGCAGGAATTAGCGATGTCTTAATAGCAAGAAAAGCTGACCAACTGGAACTTGAATTAAAAACAGCAAGACCAGGAGTTATAGTTGGAAGACAAGGAAGTGGTATTGAAGAATTAAGATCTGGCATTCAAAAAACTATAGGTGATAGAACAAGGCAAGTCAGAATAAACGTTGTTGAAGTTGAACGCGTAGACGCTGATGCTTTTTTACTAGCTGAATATATTGCTCAACAACTAGAAAAAAGAGTCGCCTTTAGAAGAACTATTAGGATGGCCTTACAAAGGGCTCAAAGAGCTGGAGTTCTAGGTCTTAAAATTCAAGTAGGGGGAAGGTTGAATGGTGCTGAAATAGCTAGAACTGAATGGACTAGAGAAGGTAGAGTACCTTTACATACTTTGAGAGCTGAAATTGACTACGCAACACGTGAAGCTAATACAACTTACGGTGTTTTAGGCATTAAAGTTTGGGTTTTCAAAGGGGAAGTTCTCCCTAAAGAAGAACAAACTATCCCTGTGGGTGCCAGCCCTAAGAGGAAAGCTAGTAGAAGACCTCAGCAATTTGAGGATCGTTCAAATGAGAATTCATAG
- the rplV gene encoding 50S ribosomal protein L22: MTKTPETTKTAIAHGNYVRGSASKVRRVLDQIRGRSYRDALIMLEFMPYRSTDPITKVLRSAVANAEHNLGMDPSTLVISSAWANSGPVMKRYRPRAQGRAFSIKKQTCHISISVESAPTQTNAEVQN, translated from the coding sequence ATGACAAAAACACCTGAAACAACAAAAACAGCAATTGCGCATGGGAATTATGTTCGCGGATCAGCCTCTAAAGTGAGAAGAGTTTTGGATCAGATAAGGGGTAGATCTTATAGAGATGCATTGATTATGTTGGAATTTATGCCTTACAGATCTACAGACCCCATTACTAAAGTTCTAAGATCTGCTGTTGCTAATGCAGAACATAACCTTGGAATGGATCCATCTACCCTAGTTATTTCCTCTGCATGGGCTAATAGTGGTCCAGTAATGAAAAGGTATAGACCCAGAGCTCAAGGTCGAGCTTTTTCAATTAAAAAACAGACTTGCCACATCAGTATTTCTGTAGAGTCTGCTCCTACTCAAACTAATGCGGAGGTACAAAACTAA
- the rpsS gene encoding 30S ribosomal protein S19 gives MGRSLKKGPFIADSLLKKVEKQNTDNDKSVIKTWSRSSTILPLMIGHTIAVHNGKTHIPVFITEQMIGHKLGEFAPTRTYRGHIRDKKGAKS, from the coding sequence ATGGGACGTTCACTAAAAAAAGGACCTTTTATAGCAGATAGCTTGCTCAAGAAGGTAGAAAAACAAAATACTGATAATGACAAGTCTGTTATCAAAACTTGGTCAAGATCCTCTACGATTTTACCTTTAATGATCGGTCACACAATCGCTGTGCATAATGGCAAGACTCACATTCCAGTATTTATTACTGAACAAATGATTGGTCATAAACTCGGGGAATTTGCTCCTACACGCACCTACCGAGGTCACATAAGAGATAAGAAAGGAGCAAAATCATGA